A region of Laspinema palackyanum D2c DNA encodes the following proteins:
- a CDS encoding FAD-binding oxidoreductase has product MSAIAQTLSSILGSDSVIEWQNLDSDTQQRLCRAFPESSLPHCIAYPSTQAELVEAIAAIAASRCAFVPAGSLSKIDWGGVPSGVQVILSTARLNRLIEHAVNDLTVTVEAGMTLASLQSILADSGQFLALDPAYGDRATLGGIVATGDTGSWRQRYGGVRDQLLGVSFVRSDGELAKAGGRVVKNVAGYDLMKLFTGSYGTLGMICQVTFRVYPQAEASGTVMLSGDTGAIASASQTLLGSALTPTAADLLSPGLVKQLGRGDEIGLLVRFQSVAESVQEQLARLMAVGETLGLKGTCHTQKDEADLWQGLRERMQPDGTEEAIGCKIGVRPTEAVAALSKFAALSEGSGLGQIHLSSGLGWLRFPEGTVKESVLSMRQFCQSSGGFLSVMVAPISVKNQVDVWGYQGNALEVMRKLKQQFDSDNILSPHRFIGGI; this is encoded by the coding sequence ATGTCAGCGATCGCCCAAACTTTATCCAGTATTCTTGGTTCCGACAGCGTTATCGAGTGGCAAAATCTCGATTCTGACACCCAACAGCGTTTGTGTCGCGCTTTTCCTGAGTCTTCCCTTCCCCATTGCATTGCCTATCCTTCAACTCAAGCAGAATTAGTTGAGGCGATCGCCGCTATTGCTGCAAGTCGCTGTGCCTTCGTCCCTGCTGGGTCCTTGAGTAAAATCGATTGGGGTGGAGTTCCCTCGGGAGTGCAGGTGATTTTGAGCACCGCACGTCTGAATCGCCTGATTGAACACGCTGTTAATGATTTAACGGTGACGGTAGAAGCGGGGATGACTCTCGCCTCATTACAATCTATTCTGGCTGATTCGGGTCAGTTTTTGGCTTTAGATCCAGCTTATGGCGATCGCGCTACATTAGGAGGAATTGTTGCCACTGGGGATACTGGCAGTTGGCGACAACGGTATGGGGGAGTGCGCGATCAACTGTTGGGGGTTTCCTTCGTGCGATCGGATGGGGAGTTGGCGAAGGCAGGGGGTCGCGTCGTCAAGAATGTGGCGGGATATGACTTGATGAAATTATTCACCGGGTCTTACGGCACATTAGGGATGATTTGTCAAGTCACGTTTAGAGTTTATCCTCAAGCGGAGGCATCGGGGACGGTGATGTTGTCTGGGGATACGGGTGCGATCGCCTCTGCGAGTCAAACGTTACTCGGTTCGGCCCTCACGCCGACAGCAGCGGATTTGTTGTCACCGGGATTGGTGAAGCAACTGGGCAGAGGGGACGAGATCGGATTGCTAGTGCGCTTTCAAAGTGTAGCAGAAAGTGTGCAAGAACAATTGGCGCGGTTGATGGCGGTGGGGGAAACGTTAGGATTAAAGGGGACTTGTCATACTCAGAAGGACGAGGCGGATTTATGGCAAGGATTGAGAGAACGAATGCAACCGGATGGCACAGAAGAGGCGATCGGCTGCAAAATAGGAGTACGTCCTACAGAAGCGGTGGCAGCTTTATCGAAATTTGCGGCACTTTCTGAGGGTAGTGGGTTAGGTCAAATTCATCTTAGTAGTGGGTTGGGTTGGTTGCGGTTTCCAGAGGGGACGGTGAAAGAGTCGGTTTTATCGATGCGGCAATTCTGTCAATCTTCTGGGGGATTTTTGAGTGTGATGGTTGCACCGATTTCCGTTAAAAATCAGGTCGATGTTTGGGGGTATCAGGGAAATGCTCTTGAGGTGATGCGAAAGCTTAAGCAGCAGTTTGATTCAGATAATATTTTAAGTCCTCATCGATTTATTGGGGGAATTTAA
- a CDS encoding (Fe-S)-binding protein: protein MQPVESTIAAKSSNFLGQNPHLNELSESEVLPGFDAKHPPDPKLIDTCVHCGFCLSTCPSYRVIGKEMDSPRGRIYLMDAIATGEAPLAEGTVEHFDTCLGCLACVSTCPSGVQYDKLLAATRPQIERNYERSLGDRVIRSLIFNLFPYPNRLRPLLVPLYLYQKLGIPKLVRQTGLLKKLSPRLAAMESILPNITGEFFKGNYPDVIPAQGEKRYRVGMLLGCVQRLFFNPVNEATVRVLTANGCEVVIPKGQGCCAALPAHQGQEEQAQAIARQMIDSFEGTEVDFIIINAAGCGHTLKEYGHILQDDPNYREKAQAFANQVKDIQEFLAMVGLTAKLSPLTEGKLTVVYQDACHLLHGQKISQQPRQILKQIPGVELKEPIDAALCCGSAGVYNMLQPEVSEELGQQKVQNLLNTGAELIASPNPGCALQIQKHLQLAGKDIPLMHPMELLDLSIRGVRLK from the coding sequence ATGCAACCTGTTGAATCTACTATTGCGGCTAAATCTAGTAACTTTTTGGGGCAAAATCCTCATTTGAATGAGTTAAGCGAGTCGGAAGTGTTGCCGGGATTTGATGCAAAACATCCACCGGATCCGAAACTGATTGATACTTGTGTTCATTGTGGGTTTTGTTTGTCTACTTGTCCGAGTTATCGGGTGATTGGGAAGGAAATGGATTCGCCGCGAGGACGGATCTATTTGATGGATGCGATCGCCACTGGGGAAGCACCTCTGGCAGAGGGAACAGTAGAGCATTTCGATACTTGTTTGGGATGTTTAGCTTGTGTCAGCACTTGTCCCTCGGGGGTGCAATATGATAAATTGCTGGCGGCGACTCGTCCTCAAATTGAGCGCAATTATGAACGGTCCCTAGGCGATCGCGTGATTCGTAGTCTGATTTTTAATTTATTCCCCTATCCCAATCGTCTACGTCCTTTGTTAGTTCCCCTTTATCTGTACCAAAAGTTAGGAATTCCCAAATTAGTGCGTCAGACGGGATTATTAAAGAAACTCTCCCCACGATTGGCGGCGATGGAGTCAATTTTACCCAATATTACCGGGGAGTTTTTCAAGGGGAATTATCCCGATGTGATTCCGGCACAAGGAGAGAAACGGTATCGGGTGGGGATGTTACTCGGATGTGTACAGCGGTTATTTTTTAATCCGGTAAATGAGGCAACGGTGCGGGTTTTAACTGCCAATGGCTGTGAGGTGGTGATTCCCAAAGGACAAGGCTGTTGTGCGGCGTTACCGGCACACCAGGGACAGGAAGAACAGGCACAGGCGATCGCCCGTCAGATGATTGATAGCTTTGAAGGCACTGAGGTTGATTTTATCATAATTAATGCCGCAGGATGTGGTCATACGCTCAAAGAATATGGTCATATTCTCCAGGATGACCCGAATTATCGAGAAAAAGCTCAAGCCTTTGCCAATCAGGTGAAAGATATCCAAGAATTCTTGGCAATGGTAGGATTAACGGCTAAACTTTCTCCTTTAACCGAAGGGAAATTAACCGTTGTGTATCAGGATGCTTGTCATTTGTTACATGGTCAAAAAATTAGTCAGCAACCGCGCCAGATTCTTAAACAAATTCCGGGGGTTGAACTGAAAGAACCCATTGATGCTGCCTTATGTTGTGGCAGTGCGGGGGTTTATAATATGCTCCAGCCGGAGGTATCGGAAGAGTTGGGTCAGCAAAAAGTGCAGAATTTGCTTAATACAGGTGCCGAATTAATTGCCTCTCCTAATCCGGGTTGTGCATTGCAAATTCAAAAGCATTTGCAGTTAGCGGGAAAAGATATCCCGCTGATGCACCCGATGGAATTATTAGATTTATCAATTCGGGGGGTGCGGTTGAAATAG